Proteins from a genomic interval of Candidatus Zixiibacteriota bacterium:
- the tyrS gene encoding tyrosine--tRNA ligase — protein MNKDISKELARQWELISRGAVEIIPEEEFKERLKKSIEDNVPLRIKQGFDPTAPDIHIGHTVGIRKLKQFQELGHKIILIIGDYTGLVGDPSGRSATRPQLSYETIRANAETYQKQFFKILDKSATEVHYNGEWFSKMSFKEIMELASKFTVARMLERDDFEKRYRSGSPISIHEMFYPLMQAYDSVAIKADVEIGATEQKFNLLTGREIQLDYGVRPQMILTLPVLVGLDGQNRMSKSLGNYIGIDEAASEIFGKVMSIPDNLIYSYFELTTDLSQDELSRVKKSLESNVENPMNLKKLLGESLVRMYHNAEAAKVAREEFEKVFSRKELPDEIPEYDCRKYNGKVWVVRLLTDSGLVSSNSEARRLIAGGGVYLDQVKVPNDNYEITLSDGMLIKVGKRKFLRLRT, from the coding sequence AATTATACCGGAGGAGGAGTTCAAGGAACGTCTTAAGAAATCGATAGAAGATAATGTACCCCTTAGAATTAAACAAGGCTTCGACCCCACCGCGCCGGATATCCATATCGGGCATACCGTCGGCATCCGTAAATTAAAGCAATTTCAGGAACTGGGGCATAAGATAATTCTGATTATTGGAGATTATACCGGGCTGGTCGGTGACCCCTCCGGTCGCTCCGCTACCCGTCCCCAGTTATCATATGAAACTATCCGCGCCAATGCCGAGACTTATCAAAAACAGTTCTTCAAGATACTGGATAAATCGGCGACCGAAGTGCATTACAACGGGGAATGGTTTTCAAAGATGTCCTTCAAAGAGATAATGGAACTGGCATCCAAATTTACTGTGGCGCGGATGCTGGAGAGGGATGACTTTGAAAAACGTTATCGTTCCGGCAGCCCCATCTCTATTCACGAAATGTTTTATCCGCTTATGCAGGCATATGATTCCGTTGCGATTAAAGCCGATGTCGAAATAGGCGCCACTGAACAAAAGTTCAATCTTTTGACCGGGCGCGAAATCCAGCTTGATTACGGCGTCCGTCCCCAGATGATTTTGACTCTGCCGGTGCTGGTGGGGCTGGATGGCCAGAATCGCATGTCGAAATCGCTGGGCAACTATATCGGGATTGATGAAGCGGCGTCAGAGATTTTTGGCAAAGTAATGTCGATACCGGATAATCTGATTTATTCATACTTCGAACTGACCACCGATTTGAGCCAGGACGAATTAAGCCGGGTCAAAAAATCTCTGGAAAGCAACGTCGAAAATCCGATGAATCTCAAAAAGCTGCTGGGCGAGTCTCTGGTGCGGATGTACCACAACGCCGAAGCGGCCAAGGTGGCAAGGGAAGAATTTGAGAAAGTCTTCTCCCGCAAGGAGCTTCCGGATGAAATCCCGGAATACGACTGCCGGAAATACAACGGAAAGGTCTGGGTAGTTCGACTCTTGACTGACTCCGGATTAGTCTCTTCCAACAGCGAAGCCAGAAGGCTGATTGCCGGCGGCGGGGTCTATCTGGACCAGGTAAAAGTCCCCAACGACAATTACGAGATTACGCTAAGTGACGGGATGCTTATCAAAGTCGGGAAGAGAAAATTCCTGCGTTTGAGGACTTGA
- a CDS encoding tetratricopeptide repeat protein, with product MKALVIFALLLSLLMAAGCGKPGMKMTDEAPVEKVAPPSDIINRQAYTHFTNATILELLGEIPLASRQYSEALKYYPDSPLLQYSYAISLFRLGNYREALGETELIEPKGSETWLLIADSYRSLGLHDSARAAYLETVRLDSTNVSALNMLAAYYQQMEILDSAVWAYEKIAFYYPSARILQEIGNLHLRLGNIDRAKENYQLSISMDSSEANVRSYLGLSVICEEEKDRAQAKQYLETAARLSPNNALIQNRLLGFYQEDNEFDKAIATAKAVIALAPQDRNAVRRLAILYFTTDSLALADSIFAELIASGDENPVNHYYIGRIAYLGNDFPRAVSHFARVTIMADSIADGWLNLGMTYQQMDSLDLEIATYESSLKYMRSTDDSLRMMFMLGSALERKRLFERSVLTFQSILEIQPNHSQSLNYLGYMLAERGERLDYARQLILKALEIMPDNGAYIDSYGWVLYKSGDYPGAVRELKRAAEVITDDPVVFDHLGDAYKAMGDTENARKYWQKALELDSNNDQIRKKLSE from the coding sequence ATGAAAGCTTTGGTAATTTTCGCGCTTCTTCTCAGCTTGCTGATGGCGGCCGGTTGCGGCAAACCTGGCATGAAAATGACAGATGAGGCCCCGGTTGAGAAGGTCGCGCCCCCCTCTGATATAATAAATCGCCAGGCATACACACATTTTACCAATGCCACTATTCTGGAGTTGCTGGGTGAAATCCCGCTAGCCAGCCGTCAGTACTCCGAGGCGCTCAAATACTATCCCGATTCCCCGCTGCTGCAGTATTCTTACGCCATATCGCTCTTTAGGCTGGGGAATTACCGGGAAGCTCTCGGTGAAACTGAATTGATTGAACCTAAAGGCTCTGAAACCTGGTTGCTTATTGCCGATTCCTATCGGTCACTGGGCCTTCATGATTCGGCAAGGGCGGCATATCTTGAGACAGTCCGGCTCGATTCTACCAATGTCTCCGCACTGAATATGCTTGCCGCATATTACCAGCAGATGGAAATCCTCGATTCCGCGGTCTGGGCGTATGAAAAGATTGCATTTTATTATCCCAGCGCCAGAATTCTGCAAGAAATTGGCAATCTGCATCTGCGCCTGGGGAATATCGACCGGGCAAAGGAGAATTACCAGCTCTCGATAAGTATGGATTCCAGCGAAGCAAATGTACGCTCTTATCTTGGCCTCTCCGTAATCTGCGAAGAAGAAAAAGACCGGGCTCAAGCCAAGCAATACCTCGAGACCGCCGCCCGGTTATCCCCAAACAACGCTTTAATACAGAATCGTCTTCTTGGATTTTATCAAGAGGATAATGAGTTTGATAAGGCTATCGCGACCGCTAAGGCGGTAATTGCGCTTGCTCCTCAAGACCGCAACGCTGTCCGACGACTCGCTATCCTGTATTTCACCACCGACAGCCTGGCTCTGGCCGATTCTATCTTCGCGGAATTAATCGCATCCGGCGATGAAAATCCGGTCAATCATTACTATATCGGAAGGATTGCTTATCTTGGCAACGATTTCCCCCGGGCAGTGTCTCATTTCGCCCGCGTCACCATAATGGCTGATTCGATTGCCGATGGCTGGCTCAATCTCGGGATGACCTACCAGCAAATGGACTCGCTCGATCTGGAAATCGCCACATATGAGAGTTCGCTCAAATATATGCGCAGCACTGATGATTCCTTGCGGATGATGTTCATGCTTGGCTCCGCCCTGGAAAGAAAGCGCCTGTTTGAGAGGTCAGTTCTGACATTTCAGTCGATTCTGGAGATTCAGCCAAATCATAGTCAGTCGCTCAATTATCTCGGATATATGCTGGCGGAAAGAGGGGAGAGGCTCGATTATGCCCGGCAGTTAATATTGAAGGCACTGGAAATCATGCCCGACAATGGCGCCTATATCGACAGTTATGGCTGGGTGCTATATAAGTCCGGCGACTATCCCGGAGCGGTGCGAGAATTGAAACGAGCCGCGGAGGTTATTACCGATGACCCGGTTGTTTTTGACCACCTTGGCGATGCCTACAAGGCAATGGGCGATACCGAAAATGCCCGGAAATACTGGCAGAAGGCGCTGGAGCTTGACAGTAATAATGACCAAATCCGAAAGAAGCTGAGCGAATAA
- a CDS encoding Ig-like domain-containing protein, translating into MRSLRLWFALAVLTLFFHCAKIEPPPGGPVDKTGPSILNTYPQTEAVAVPSGNEITVEFSEKVNPKSMEGAIFISPHMEGKLKYKWQDRKLFIKLPHNFSPNTTYVVNIGSGLADLRNNRMEKSHQFAFSTGESIDRGKIGGLVLQNGKPVSGVTVAVYDSSQVTSIVNGDSIIPPFLTQTGNEGAFSIEFLPDGRYFPFAFQDKNKNLYFDFPDEPFGIPNRFVTVDSGTLTAAVQFALVKTDTSAFYIQSITLTENRLIKARLSRPLHFGKKPEDALRAYLLELPRGDTMEADGIWAGDKDSAATFNFYFKGLTDSAYKMRLLLKDISLHDSTVLESAHLELRLEPDMTSPALEEFSHRNKLVFPSDSLLQLTFSEPIDMGKVNESVITVFKASDSSIVKTELRTDYPFAIILSPHLEWDEIYQLKVNLSEVLDLAGNKAADSSITFTFRTYDDDSLGAVSGNISLDSGFSEKSNRIYLSFHSTGENIIWRYQLTPGDFNYQLPPGKYLLTAFLDENNNDLFDTGSLRPFRFSEVSIAYPDTVRVRARFETAGIEMQFR; encoded by the coding sequence ATGCGGTCATTGCGCTTATGGTTCGCTCTGGCGGTATTGACGCTCTTTTTTCACTGCGCCAAAATAGAACCCCCGCCAGGTGGTCCGGTCGATAAGACAGGTCCTTCGATTCTTAATACCTATCCCCAGACGGAAGCGGTAGCTGTCCCTTCGGGAAATGAAATAACAGTCGAATTTTCCGAGAAGGTCAATCCTAAAAGCATGGAAGGTGCCATCTTTATCTCACCTCATATGGAGGGAAAACTGAAATACAAGTGGCAGGACCGGAAACTTTTCATAAAATTGCCTCACAACTTTTCTCCCAATACTACTTATGTCGTCAACATTGGCTCCGGACTTGCCGACTTGCGCAACAACCGCATGGAGAAATCGCATCAGTTTGCTTTTTCTACCGGGGAGAGCATTGACCGGGGGAAAATAGGCGGTTTGGTACTGCAGAACGGCAAACCGGTTTCCGGTGTTACCGTTGCCGTTTACGATTCGTCTCAGGTTACCTCAATTGTTAACGGTGATTCAATAATTCCTCCTTTTCTCACCCAAACCGGCAATGAAGGCGCGTTCTCCATAGAATTTCTTCCGGACGGCAGATATTTTCCTTTCGCATTTCAGGATAAGAACAAGAATCTTTACTTCGATTTTCCCGATGAGCCTTTTGGCATCCCTAACCGCTTCGTTACTGTTGACTCCGGCACATTGACTGCCGCGGTGCAATTCGCTCTCGTCAAAACCGACACCTCCGCTTTCTATATTCAATCTATTACATTGACCGAAAACAGATTGATTAAAGCGCGGCTTTCACGTCCCTTGCACTTTGGAAAGAAGCCGGAAGATGCTCTTAGGGCATACCTGTTAGAATTGCCTCGCGGAGATACTATGGAAGCCGACGGCATTTGGGCTGGCGACAAGGATTCGGCGGCAACCTTCAATTTTTACTTTAAAGGGTTGACCGATTCCGCTTATAAGATGAGACTTCTACTTAAAGATATATCTTTGCATGATTCTACCGTTCTGGAAAGCGCCCACCTGGAATTAAGGCTTGAACCGGACATGACGTCGCCAGCGCTGGAGGAGTTTTCACATAGGAACAAATTGGTCTTTCCCAGTGACAGTCTGCTTCAATTGACCTTTTCCGAGCCGATTGATATGGGGAAAGTAAATGAAAGCGTCATTACTGTTTTCAAAGCGAGCGATTCCTCAATCGTGAAGACGGAACTCCGCACAGATTATCCCTTTGCGATTATACTTTCGCCGCATCTGGAATGGGACGAGATTTACCAACTCAAAGTCAATCTCTCCGAGGTTTTGGACCTGGCTGGCAATAAAGCCGCCGATTCGTCCATCACTTTTACTTTTCGCACCTATGATGATGACTCCCTCGGCGCCGTCTCCGGCAACATATCGCTGGATAGCGGTTTTTCTGAGAAATCGAACCGCATCTATCTCAGCTTCCACTCCACTGGCGAAAACATAATCTGGCGATATCAGTTAACGCCGGGCGACTTTAATTATCAGCTTCCTCCGGGCAAATATCTTCTCACGGCGTTCCTGGATGAAAATAATAATGACCTGTTTGATACAGGCTCGCTGAGACCTTTCCGATTCTCGGAAGTATCCATAGCCTACCCTGACACCGTTAGGGTGCGGGCTCGCTTTGAGACGGCCGGCATTGAGATGCAGTTTCGTTGA